The Bombyx mori chromosome 14, ASM3026992v2 DNA segment TGCGTATACTGGCTGGGATTACACAGCAGCATTTTATCAGAAAGGTAAAGTTCGGCCATTAAAACTGTTCTCCAAAAACGAATCATACCAAATCATATTTGCGTCATTACtagatgatttatttattaatatattgatataattattattaattatatatgaatataatatattaaattaatatatctatacatataaataaaattggagtgtctgtttgtaatattaaaataaccggttcttactacatgcatatatgtacggtacatacaccaaaataacatttgttgtctgtctgtttgttccggctaatctctggagtGGCTGGAAAGATTTTGATGGGGCTTTCACTGACAGTCGCAGTATGTCACTATATACATTGAACTCGGTTCCATACATCAGAGATGGCCTTAAAATGTTGTCATTCCTATAACATTGCCGCAGATGTCCTAAAACAGATTAAAGGGGTTAAAGAGTCGATTGTGACGCCAATGACTATTGATTTTGAAGTTGGCCCTTCAACATCACAAGCACAAGCTCACGACGATGATGATATTGATCtacaaatattatttgatttatcTTCATgattaaatatacaataaaattgtactgCGTTTTTAATTACACTACTTACCTACTTgcaattattttcgtttttaattcATTCAATAAACAAGACTTGGCgtttgtcatttttattagcATGTTAAGACTTGATCTAGCACATTTTTAGGATTATCACCACCAAAGTCTAGCATTTTTCCATTTACaaaacactgaccctagcaaaagcagtgcttcaccgaatctaccaccggatcagaatcgtgacccactgagaagatccagcaagaaactcagtgtgaTGTGTCCTATGGGTTAGTTGGCTGTAgtaggacggtgactggtggcCAATTGCATGTCAATATGACGTCAATGTAAAAGCCAGCTAGACACGTTGCAGATGTGCTGTCAACATTACGAGTGCAACTCTCGCAGTGAcaaagtgaaacttattttaaattcagaCATCACAAAGTCATCCCCTTTTTAAACATGCATTTTGACAGCTGCATTGAAATAGTAATGAGGAAGCTAAATGAATACCACGTACCTGTTCCATATGTAGCTCTAACATATTACCAGTTTGTTTTTTCTATATAGCTAAAATCTTCATGGAGGATTCTGAATCTAAGGCCAATGCTTTGTAATCAATCTGCATGTGTTTACTCACTTCAATCAGCATGGAATCAACATACTCTTAGCAGATCATTCATGGTAAATGAGTTAATGTTTTACTCTAGGATGGATTACACACTTTATGTCATGTGAAAGTATAGACCTAGTCAGAATACTTTGCCAAAAATTTTCCTCTCCAACAAATCATTTCTTGCTTTGGACCTGCTGGTAGCTTGGTATGCTCGGTTGAAGAAAATGTATGTGCCAATGATAGATCTTTTTAAGGATCATCACACAATGGCCACTCGTCCAATAATGTCATTATCTCTTGACAAGCACATTCTGCATCATTTGTCCTCATAGTGTTGAGTTGTTCTGTAACGTGTTTACCGAAAAACCAATATCTTTCATCTTCTGTCTTCCCTACAGCATTTGCAAGAGGATTCACAGCTTTCACAAGATCATCAATTATCCTCATACATTTACTACCATTCTTATTAAGAGTTTTCACTTTCTTTCTCCTAGGTCTATCACTTCTTTGACTTCGTTGTCGAATTTTAATTTCCAGATCATTATTCACAGCGCATTCTCTTTTAATGGCATCATTAATTTCCTCACTATAATTTTCTGCAGTAGTAAAGTTCTGAAATAAAGAACAATATACTATGAGATATATactttgaagttgtcgtggcccaaaggataagacgtccggggcattcgttgttgcgatgcaccggtgttcgaatcccgcaggcgggtaccaatttttcgaatgaaatatgtacttaacaaatgttcacgattgacttccacggtgaaggaataacatcgtgtaataaaaatcaaacccgcaaaattataat contains these protein-coding regions:
- the LOC101744637 gene encoding uncharacterized protein LOC101744637 is translated as MPRKPCYWTRKLELQLIDFVHQRDFVWKPVGNTNHDIQKKYRAYAEFAAKLGRGFTARSVRDRWVNIRSTFNHNLRRVEKSMKVAKSSAEIYVPCWPLWKPLQFLKEISKKEPNNIENFTTAENYSEEINDAIKRECAVNNDLEIKIRQRSQRSDRPRRKKVKTLNKNGSKCMRIIDDLVKAVNPLANAVGKTEDERYWFFGKHVTEQLNTMRTNDAECACQEIMTLLDEWPLCDDP